One genomic window of Pseudomonas aeruginosa includes the following:
- a CDS encoding PepSY-associated TM helix domain-containing protein: MSKKSRSRLWFLVHSWLALPIWFFVLIVCLTGTLAVVSQEIVWLANPEIRASKPSDSAEPLSYSQVLASINQARPELKVESIERPDESHFALTVDVSHPDGSSAALYVNPYTGAIQGKSPHFDFRQFTRALHGWWLMPFDNGYSWGWYLVSLLGLPMLASLVTGLVVYKRFWKGFFRPRLRISQGARIFWGDFHRLSGIWSIWFIAVISITGTWFLIQAILADNHITLSSEGPPPVIARSEVPLSPSGQPAVQIDLDEAVRIATRDISGLEASGLFLPGNAYSPLYVYGRGWYPLMYQSAAINPYNGRIESSRLLGDRTPLEFVTESMRPLHTGDFGGIWVKLIWFVFGLLLSMMVLSGLLIWSKRTAQASAALVKRGKRPARQPKPAKPAPVMANQTAEGQP; encoded by the coding sequence ATGTCGAAAAAGTCCCGCTCCAGACTCTGGTTCCTCGTCCACAGCTGGCTGGCCCTGCCCATCTGGTTCTTCGTCCTGATCGTCTGCCTCACCGGCACCCTGGCGGTGGTCAGCCAGGAGATCGTCTGGCTGGCCAACCCGGAAATCCGTGCCAGCAAGCCAAGCGACTCCGCCGAACCGCTGAGCTACAGCCAAGTCCTCGCCAGCATCAATCAGGCCCGGCCCGAGCTGAAGGTCGAATCGATCGAACGCCCCGACGAATCCCACTTCGCCCTGACCGTGGATGTCAGCCATCCCGACGGCAGCAGCGCTGCGCTCTACGTGAATCCCTACACAGGTGCCATCCAGGGCAAGAGCCCGCACTTCGATTTCCGCCAGTTCACCCGCGCCCTGCACGGCTGGTGGCTGATGCCGTTCGATAACGGCTACAGCTGGGGCTGGTACCTGGTCTCGCTACTCGGACTGCCGATGTTGGCCTCGCTGGTCACCGGTCTGGTGGTCTATAAACGATTCTGGAAGGGTTTCTTCAGACCACGCCTGCGCATCAGCCAGGGCGCGCGCATCTTCTGGGGGGATTTCCACCGCCTGAGCGGCATCTGGTCGATCTGGTTCATCGCCGTGATCTCCATCACCGGCACCTGGTTCCTGATCCAGGCGATCCTCGCCGACAATCACATCACTCTCTCCAGCGAAGGCCCGCCGCCGGTCATCGCCCGCAGCGAGGTGCCGCTCTCGCCTTCCGGCCAGCCGGCTGTGCAGATCGACCTCGACGAGGCCGTGCGCATCGCCACTCGGGACATTTCCGGCTTGGAAGCCAGCGGGCTGTTCCTCCCAGGCAACGCCTACAGCCCGCTCTATGTCTATGGCCGCGGCTGGTACCCGCTGATGTACCAGTCGGCAGCGATCAATCCCTACAACGGCAGGATCGAGTCTTCCCGCCTGCTCGGCGACCGCACCCCGCTGGAGTTCGTCACCGAATCCATGCGCCCCCTGCACACCGGCGATTTCGGCGGCATCTGGGTCAAGCTGATCTGGTTCGTCTTCGGCCTGCTGCTGAGCATGATGGTGCTCAGCGGCCTGCTGATCTGGAGCAAGCGCACCGCACAGGCCTCCGCCGCGCTGGTCAAGCGCGGCAAGCGCCCGGCGCGCCAGCCGAAACCGGCCAAGCCGGCGCCGGTAATGGCCAACCAGACCGCGGAGGGACAGCCATGA